A single window of Granulicella mallensis MP5ACTX8 DNA harbors:
- a CDS encoding tyrosine-type recombinase/integrase, which yields MLDVRRSYVDGVEGPPKTDSSRRPLPIPPQALEALKAWHEQTSYSDKDDWVFASEFHFGKQPLWPGTLWRRNVVPAIERAKITKSKLGRHSLRRSYVSLLLSSGASLRVSMELTRHYTPEMTLGTYAQTVGNEKRNAGERVASLVLPQAKIA from the coding sequence ATTCTTGACGTTCGGCGCTCCTACGTCGATGGTGTTGAGGGGCCACCCAAAACGGATTCCTCACGCCGCCCTTTGCCCATCCCGCCGCAAGCCTTGGAAGCTCTCAAGGCTTGGCACGAGCAAACTTCCTATTCGGATAAAGACGATTGGGTGTTTGCATCGGAGTTCCACTTCGGCAAGCAGCCACTCTGGCCTGGAACGCTCTGGCGTAGGAACGTAGTTCCAGCAATCGAACGCGCGAAGATCACGAAGTCTAAGCTAGGGCGGCATTCCTTACGACGCAGCTATGTTTCCCTACTCTTATCCAGCGGAGCAAGTCTTCGTGTGAGCATGGAGCTGACGCGGCACTACACACCGGAGATGACGCTAGGCACATACGCACAGACTGTAGGGAATGAGAAGAGGAATGCTGGAGAAAGGGTAGCTTCGCTTGTACTTCCGCAGGCAAAAATCGCCTAA
- a CDS encoding Ig-like domain repeat protein, translating to MRLLPAFWHRFFALFLLGYAATLGLAQTPVQTSVATPLITQAIDESQLVPLKGSLHPLAKPAADQGAASDSLQLGRTILVLKGSEATQASLKKLVDDQQNPKSPSYHKWLTPEQFGKQFGAAPQDIQKVTQWLESYGFSVEAPMPGRNLIMFSGTHAQLKAAFHTEIHSYKVNGQLYWANASDPQIPAALAPVVSGFSSLNNFPRHPMHSQSQLIKRDKSGWKPAVTTRQVHPEFTTTSQGQNLTALGPYDLATIYNVLPLWNAGIDGTNQTIAIVSESDINPADVDYFRTTFGLPPKKLNLIYYGPNPGLLGGGVESEADLDVEWAGAVARNATIDLVVAANTAMSGGIDGAAAYIINNNLASILNVSYGACELDLGTSGNQYYSLIWEQAAAQGITVLAAAGDSGSSVCDDGEEYAVKGLSVSGIASTPYNVAVGGTDFPASFNNPSQYWNSTNAPNTLQSAKSYIPESPWNNSCASPEVLAALQANGGTDATSEAVCNDVNEFDSFLDTIGGSGGASNCTIVGTSTTAPCSGGYPKPAWQSGVMGIPGDGVRDLPDVSLMAGNGLWGSLYVYCQSDATSTGTCDVNNELEGAGGTSFASPIFAGMLALVQQKTASQQGNVNYVLYKLASTQYANSGNAAACSSSTAATGNACLFYDITTGSNAVPCLKGSPDCTPAVATDNIGILPGYNAGAGYDLATGLGSVNAANLVNGWSSAATTFLPTSVAVTSSSPTTVPYGTAINLDITVTPVAPATGTPGGDVGVTTNSTVLNSNSVAEATLASGKATIPATQLPVGTYQLFTNYAGDATFAPSQSNGLPVTITQATASGASVTDSETKIETGQYVTFTLSLPAVSGGVSPTGTATFTNATTGAVLGSRILTPGASTTMPSATAYVTASSSQLQSGVNSITVSYSGDSNYAASNVSAPAVTLAAPFTATINPATLTLAPNATGSVAVTVTPKGAATLNPISLSFSCPATLPAGLACTFSTPVAANGGSVTSTLTLQAATPLIVKSSPVAAMATHSSQWLGAGTIVSLSGLLILLLPRRRRFNLTVLMIAALLSLSLTSGCSGNNGSNSGSSTPALIATSTAVSLSSTTPAFNSPLSLTAKVTPGSGTGTPTGGITFSSGGTSLGTASLASGSATLSTSSLPIGVQSVTAAYGGDATYAASTSSVGSVDVTFTNTITVAVADSVGDTSSAQVAVTIQ from the coding sequence ATGCGGCTTCTTCCGGCTTTCTGGCACAGGTTCTTTGCTCTCTTTTTATTGGGATATGCGGCAACGCTGGGTCTGGCCCAGACTCCAGTTCAAACGAGCGTCGCGACGCCTTTGATTACTCAGGCAATCGATGAAAGCCAACTCGTTCCCCTGAAAGGCAGTCTTCATCCCCTGGCTAAACCGGCTGCCGATCAGGGCGCTGCGTCAGATTCGCTTCAACTGGGGCGGACGATCCTTGTGCTCAAAGGCAGCGAAGCCACGCAGGCCAGCCTGAAGAAGCTGGTAGACGATCAGCAAAATCCTAAGTCGCCCAGCTATCACAAGTGGCTGACACCGGAACAGTTCGGCAAGCAGTTCGGAGCCGCGCCGCAGGACATCCAGAAGGTTACGCAATGGCTTGAGAGCTACGGCTTCTCCGTCGAAGCTCCCATGCCGGGCCGAAACCTGATCATGTTTTCAGGAACACACGCCCAATTGAAGGCTGCGTTTCACACGGAGATCCATAGCTATAAAGTCAACGGCCAGCTTTACTGGGCGAACGCGAGCGACCCGCAGATTCCCGCTGCGCTGGCACCGGTCGTAAGCGGCTTCTCCTCGTTGAATAACTTCCCCCGGCATCCCATGCACTCGCAATCGCAATTAATCAAGCGGGATAAGTCCGGCTGGAAGCCGGCAGTCACAACGCGGCAGGTACATCCGGAATTCACAACAACAAGCCAGGGACAAAATCTCACGGCGCTCGGGCCTTACGATCTCGCGACCATCTACAACGTGCTGCCTTTATGGAATGCAGGCATCGATGGCACGAACCAGACCATTGCCATCGTCAGCGAGTCGGATATCAATCCCGCCGACGTGGATTACTTCAGAACGACCTTCGGCCTACCACCCAAAAAGCTCAACCTTATCTATTACGGTCCCAATCCAGGTCTCCTTGGTGGAGGTGTTGAATCCGAAGCCGACCTGGATGTGGAATGGGCCGGAGCCGTCGCCAGGAACGCCACCATCGACCTGGTCGTAGCAGCAAACACCGCGATGTCCGGCGGTATTGATGGGGCAGCGGCTTACATCATCAACAACAATCTGGCTTCGATTCTTAACGTGAGCTATGGAGCCTGCGAATTGGATCTGGGAACATCAGGCAACCAGTACTACTCCCTGATCTGGGAGCAGGCAGCCGCCCAGGGAATTACCGTACTGGCCGCCGCCGGCGATTCAGGATCGTCCGTCTGCGACGATGGTGAAGAATATGCCGTAAAAGGCTTGAGCGTAAGCGGCATCGCCTCCACCCCTTATAACGTGGCTGTAGGAGGCACGGACTTCCCAGCCAGTTTCAATAATCCGAGCCAGTATTGGAACTCCACCAATGCCCCAAACACCCTGCAATCGGCCAAGTCCTATATTCCAGAGTCGCCCTGGAATAACAGCTGCGCGAGCCCTGAAGTTCTGGCAGCCCTGCAGGCCAATGGAGGAACCGATGCCACCTCTGAAGCAGTCTGCAACGATGTCAACGAGTTCGATTCCTTCCTCGACACCATCGGCGGTTCAGGCGGTGCCAGCAACTGCACGATTGTAGGCACAAGCACCACAGCCCCTTGTTCCGGTGGCTATCCAAAGCCAGCCTGGCAGAGCGGCGTGATGGGCATTCCGGGCGATGGTGTCCGCGACCTGCCGGACGTCTCGCTCATGGCCGGAAACGGATTGTGGGGCAGCCTCTATGTTTACTGCCAATCCGATGCCACCTCCACTGGAACCTGCGATGTGAACAATGAGCTTGAAGGGGCGGGCGGAACATCTTTCGCCAGCCCGATCTTCGCCGGCATGCTGGCGCTCGTACAACAGAAGACAGCTTCGCAACAGGGCAACGTGAATTACGTGCTGTATAAGCTGGCCTCCACCCAGTACGCGAACAGCGGCAACGCGGCTGCCTGCAGCTCGTCCACGGCTGCAACGGGAAATGCCTGCCTGTTTTACGACATCACCACGGGAAGTAACGCTGTTCCCTGCCTCAAAGGATCGCCAGACTGCACTCCGGCTGTAGCGACAGATAACATCGGTATCCTGCCGGGCTACAACGCTGGAGCCGGATACGACCTCGCGACCGGCCTGGGCTCCGTCAATGCCGCGAACCTGGTGAACGGATGGAGCAGCGCCGCGACGACGTTCCTTCCAACCAGCGTTGCCGTTACGTCCAGCAGCCCGACCACGGTGCCGTACGGAACCGCTATCAATCTGGATATAACGGTCACACCGGTAGCACCAGCCACCGGCACACCCGGCGGAGATGTAGGCGTTACGACGAACAGCACCGTTCTCAACAGTAACTCCGTAGCCGAAGCGACACTTGCCAGCGGAAAAGCAACGATCCCCGCGACACAACTTCCCGTTGGCACCTATCAGCTATTTACCAACTATGCAGGCGATGCGACCTTTGCTCCCAGCCAATCCAATGGCCTGCCCGTCACCATCACTCAGGCCACTGCGAGCGGCGCGTCCGTCACTGACAGCGAAACGAAGATAGAGACAGGACAATACGTAACCTTCACCCTCTCTCTTCCCGCGGTCAGCGGCGGAGTCAGCCCTACCGGCACCGCCACGTTCACCAATGCCACCACGGGGGCGGTATTAGGTTCCAGGATTCTAACTCCCGGTGCTTCCACAACAATGCCCTCCGCCACGGCTTATGTCACGGCATCGTCCAGCCAGTTGCAATCCGGCGTGAACAGCATCACAGTTAGTTACTCCGGAGACTCCAACTATGCCGCCTCCAACGTCTCCGCACCTGCTGTCACCCTGGCTGCACCGTTTACAGCAACGATCAATCCTGCCACTCTGACACTCGCTCCAAACGCAACCGGCAGCGTGGCAGTTACGGTCACACCTAAGGGCGCTGCAACTCTCAACCCCATATCGTTATCGTTCTCCTGTCCTGCAACACTACCGGCTGGATTGGCATGCACGTTCAGCACGCCGGTTGCCGCCAATGGTGGCTCGGTCACCTCTACTCTGACGCTGCAGGCTGCCACCCCGTTGATCGTAAAGTCGAGTCCAGTGGCAGCAATGGCCACACACAGCAGTCAGTGGCTGGGTGCCGGGACCATCGTGAGTCTTTCCGGACTATTGATCCTCCTGTTGCCCCGACGACGCCGGTTCAATCTCACGGTGCTGATGATAGCGGCCCTGCTCTCGCTCTCCCTCACAAGTGGGTGCTCCGGTAATAACGGCTCAAACTCGGGAAGCAGCACACCAGCCTTGATCGCTACCAGCACGGCGGTATCTCTCTCCTCCACGACACCTGCCTTCAACTCACCACTGTCGCTGACGGCGAAGGTGACGCCAGGTTCAGGCACGGGGACACCAACAGGCGGCATTACCTTTTCATCGGGTGGCACATCGCTCGGCACTGCAAGCCTTGCTTCGGGTTCTGCAACCCTCTCCACCAGCTCACTGCCGATCGGTGTCCAGAGTGTCACCGCAGCTTATGGAGGAGACGCAACCTATGCTGCCTCAACCTCTTCTGTGGGCAGTGTAGACGTTACGTTCACCAATACGATCACCGTGGCCGTAGCCGATAGCGTGGGAGACACAAGCAGTGCGCAGGTCGCGGTAACGATTCAGTAG
- a CDS encoding FG-GAP-like repeat-containing protein, with the protein MRTTPLARLVSTFALFAVFASVAARAMAQNVQGSAPASPRVAPSNPFMTKQGSNARPTPIQHAQSAARQLNPKLKTPFDRQLAPTLAQMLKPVSTTGATGKALSMKANAAGAASVIGNTPNFPTFVAAPFLVPNSSDTSTLYVTVTGDFNNDGKPDVAAIQNDGSISIILNPGSLQNLANITPLPPDTSATSIQPFLTTAYAADMNGDGNLDLVGMDYGNNNILVWMGKGDGTFAKVVIYPVAPANGAGFFYGGFILVGDFNNDGKPDVVALTSNLDYNTFHSTFTLQTFLNDGKGNLTVLPSKQENNVTFNDYYTVSPAQAAVLSNDGSTTSGIVFLLADMGVANKANTGETLICLSSKADGTFSTPVEPAGPTITDSPLALSFGSLYATNLSVPVTAPKPGQPAPSISAGAPVTDIVFMTGDGTVYDSTYQPNTGSFTLPAPKILVGANQNNPPSGGTTPSFPIPNEALLNLADMNNDGVLDLLVYTAGSTLIFPGTGNHTYGAPTQVVGGLGGDQQPQPANFDGSGFNSFVWSDSYLNELGYYQNMGAFSASSAGQFYAAPPVSGASFNGGANYSALGSNIQVEAVGDFNKDGLQDVIAFDLSNLAANSGYPDLVVGLNNGNPNSSNQVNNFTFATVVPAATLVNINFEFVEPFTVKNTLGTSLLLGTGGGMDIVTASPSGSFGTPTPLNLGTSISCSLGYGDTGDVNGDGIPDIVIAYAGDSTCGGSTTPSGFFTFLGKADGTFNTATFTPLGGSLYMVKLINFSGASGNLDLAADDMDNGNFLTGASAFYAIYAVPNNADGSGTFNTTNLTENAVGYIVSDIIPGDFNNDGQQDLTLTTEGQYVPGSFTTALNSMGVLLLPSQGQVVQYGQTYLIFGTPSLVDTGFYALWGSYADFNGDGYPDLALATVNSAAGLGNPFSQPPPVPLVQILPNQNGSFGPVLTEMDSAESFEDPYSMYTFTGNFGNTGGNDLLVTGLFNTAEFLNQGANALALSATPGSPAQGAPVTLTATLSGPVTGYTATGSVSFSANGTVLGAAPLSGNTAAFTTIALIAGTNKLTASYSGDEFHNASTANATVNVGAPSAPMFSLTASTSSMTLQQGATGSAVLNLVTNGTFTGVVSFTCSGAPTASACTISPASLTLGANQAGNVSVILATTPQNNQYQAGNRSWMERTGGLSLAGLLLFLVPRRRHWRGKLAIVALALVSLGSIAMLNGCSGNGGNSGNSNPDKYPGTPTGTSTLTVTATSGSITQTQTIALTVTQ; encoded by the coding sequence ATGAGAACGACGCCTCTTGCTCGGCTGGTTTCTACGTTTGCACTGTTTGCAGTGTTCGCCTCCGTCGCCGCCAGGGCGATGGCCCAGAATGTTCAAGGGAGTGCGCCTGCCTCCCCCAGAGTTGCGCCGAGCAATCCCTTCATGACAAAGCAGGGGAGCAACGCCCGGCCAACGCCGATTCAACACGCCCAGTCTGCCGCCCGGCAGCTTAATCCGAAACTGAAGACGCCATTCGACCGTCAGCTAGCACCGACCCTCGCGCAGATGCTGAAGCCAGTCAGTACGACAGGCGCAACCGGCAAAGCTCTTTCCATGAAGGCGAACGCAGCCGGTGCGGCGAGCGTAATCGGTAACACCCCGAACTTCCCGACCTTCGTGGCAGCTCCGTTTCTCGTTCCCAACAGCTCGGATACTTCCACCCTGTACGTCACTGTCACCGGCGACTTCAATAACGACGGCAAACCTGACGTTGCCGCCATCCAGAACGACGGGAGCATCAGCATCATCCTGAATCCCGGCTCCCTGCAGAATCTTGCGAATATCACTCCCCTGCCCCCCGATACCAGTGCAACTTCCATACAACCGTTCCTCACTACGGCGTATGCCGCGGATATGAACGGTGACGGCAACCTGGATCTCGTCGGCATGGACTACGGAAACAACAACATCCTCGTCTGGATGGGCAAAGGGGACGGCACCTTCGCCAAGGTTGTGATCTATCCTGTCGCGCCGGCGAACGGCGCGGGATTTTTCTATGGCGGATTCATCCTGGTGGGCGACTTCAATAACGACGGTAAACCTGATGTGGTGGCCCTCACCTCGAATCTGGATTACAACACTTTTCACAGCACATTCACGCTCCAAACATTTCTGAATGACGGCAAAGGCAATTTGACTGTGCTGCCCTCCAAACAAGAAAACAATGTAACGTTCAACGATTACTACACCGTTTCGCCCGCACAGGCGGCCGTCCTCAGCAACGATGGCTCAACCACTTCCGGGATCGTCTTCCTTCTGGCAGATATGGGAGTTGCCAATAAGGCCAACACGGGAGAGACCTTGATTTGTCTCTCCAGCAAAGCGGATGGCACCTTCAGCACCCCCGTTGAACCTGCCGGGCCTACCATCACCGATTCTCCCCTGGCCCTATCGTTCGGCTCTCTCTATGCCACGAACCTGAGTGTCCCGGTAACTGCGCCGAAGCCCGGACAACCCGCTCCCAGCATCAGCGCGGGTGCCCCGGTAACAGACATCGTCTTTATGACGGGCGACGGCACGGTGTATGACAGCACGTATCAGCCGAACACCGGAAGCTTCACCCTGCCTGCGCCCAAGATTCTGGTTGGCGCAAATCAGAACAATCCGCCATCGGGCGGAACCACTCCCTCGTTCCCCATACCCAACGAAGCGCTCCTGAATCTTGCCGACATGAACAACGACGGCGTGCTGGATCTGTTGGTCTACACCGCAGGCTCAACCCTTATCTTTCCTGGTACCGGGAACCACACCTATGGCGCACCAACACAAGTTGTAGGCGGCCTTGGGGGCGATCAGCAGCCTCAGCCCGCCAACTTTGACGGCAGCGGCTTCAACTCCTTCGTCTGGTCCGACTCCTACCTGAACGAGCTCGGCTATTACCAGAACATGGGAGCGTTTAGCGCGAGCAGCGCTGGACAGTTCTATGCCGCTCCGCCAGTCTCAGGAGCCAGCTTCAATGGAGGCGCCAACTACTCTGCCCTTGGCTCCAACATCCAGGTTGAGGCTGTCGGAGATTTCAATAAGGACGGTTTGCAGGACGTCATCGCTTTCGATCTATCCAACCTGGCAGCCAATAGCGGATATCCCGACCTGGTCGTTGGCTTGAACAACGGCAATCCTAACAGCTCCAATCAGGTAAACAACTTTACGTTTGCAACAGTGGTTCCAGCCGCCACGCTCGTGAACATCAACTTCGAGTTCGTCGAGCCCTTTACGGTCAAGAACACCCTCGGCACCAGTCTCCTGCTGGGGACCGGTGGAGGAATGGACATCGTAACCGCCAGTCCTTCCGGTAGCTTCGGCACGCCCACTCCGCTCAATCTTGGCACCAGCATCAGCTGTTCTCTGGGATATGGGGATACCGGCGACGTCAATGGCGACGGTATTCCCGATATCGTGATCGCCTATGCCGGCGACTCCACCTGCGGAGGAAGTACAACGCCCTCGGGCTTCTTCACCTTCCTGGGCAAGGCTGACGGCACCTTCAACACCGCGACGTTTACACCGCTCGGAGGCTCGCTCTACATGGTGAAGCTCATCAACTTCAGCGGCGCTTCCGGAAACCTCGATCTCGCCGCCGACGACATGGATAACGGCAACTTCCTGACCGGCGCAAGCGCCTTCTACGCTATCTACGCAGTCCCCAATAACGCCGATGGCAGCGGCACCTTCAACACGACCAATCTGACCGAAAACGCTGTGGGCTATATTGTTTCGGACATCATACCCGGCGACTTCAACAACGATGGCCAGCAGGACCTTACGCTGACCACGGAGGGGCAATACGTACCTGGGTCGTTCACAACCGCTCTCAATTCCATGGGCGTTCTGTTGCTGCCGTCTCAGGGCCAGGTGGTTCAGTACGGGCAAACGTACCTCATCTTCGGCACGCCGTCCCTGGTCGATACAGGCTTCTATGCGCTGTGGGGTTCCTATGCGGACTTCAACGGCGACGGCTATCCCGACCTTGCACTGGCTACCGTCAACAGCGCGGCCGGACTCGGCAATCCCTTCAGTCAACCGCCTCCAGTACCGCTGGTTCAGATTCTTCCGAACCAGAACGGATCCTTCGGCCCGGTTCTCACCGAGATGGACTCGGCGGAGTCGTTCGAGGATCCCTACTCCATGTATACCTTCACCGGCAACTTCGGCAATACCGGAGGCAATGACCTGCTGGTAACTGGACTCTTCAACACCGCTGAGTTTCTAAACCAGGGTGCGAATGCTTTGGCGCTGTCAGCGACTCCAGGCAGCCCAGCGCAGGGTGCTCCGGTGACGCTGACAGCAACGCTGAGCGGACCAGTTACGGGTTACACGGCTACCGGCTCGGTCTCATTCTCCGCCAACGGAACTGTGCTGGGCGCTGCCCCTCTATCCGGGAACACGGCAGCGTTCACCACGATAGCCTTAATAGCCGGGACCAATAAGCTGACAGCGAGCTACTCCGGCGATGAGTTCCATAACGCATCCACTGCAAACGCCACGGTGAACGTCGGAGCCCCCAGCGCTCCAATGTTCTCGCTGACAGCGAGCACCAGCAGCATGACCCTGCAGCAGGGAGCCACCGGATCGGCGGTACTGAATCTGGTGACGAATGGCACGTTTACCGGAGTCGTCAGCTTTACCTGCTCAGGAGCGCCTACCGCGTCTGCCTGCACGATCAGCCCAGCCAGTCTGACCCTGGGCGCTAACCAGGCCGGCAACGTCTCGGTCATTCTTGCGACGACCCCGCAGAACAATCAGTACCAGGCCGGCAACCGTTCATGGATGGAAAGAACAGGCGGTCTCAGTCTGGCTGGATTGCTGCTCTTCCTGGTTCCGCGCCGACGCCACTGGCGTGGCAAGCTTGCGATCGTCGCACTCGCACTGGTTTCGCTTGGATCGATTGCAATGCTGAACGGCTGCTCCGGCAACGGGGGCAACAGTGGCAACAGCAACCCGGACAAATATCCAGGCACTCCCACTGGGACCTCAACCCTTACCGTGACAGCAACCTCCGGATCGATCACCCAGACCCAAACGATTGCTCTCACCGTAACCCAGTAG
- a CDS encoding winged helix-turn-helix domain-containing protein, which translates to MSDPSVSEDPPLHDAYRFDHFEVRVLSETLLCDNERVKIQALPFRLLLVLLENAGNVVTIEELGRRLGGPMYQVELGSLRVAATKLREALGDNAMAPRFVKTISGQGYKFIANVTPVDDRSTELSLEFVPNPALPAIESFSVRRISSKTVMVLLVAGAVSMIAVMAGFLIYRESHIALAGEHDLIVLGGFTNSSGDHDMDGTLSSAFRVKLQESPYLNLVSDRKFRTLVKDPEVATLNDELNACRTLRGQILLRGQLASRNPGNEVALTAWACSSGRKLTTQKSVASTKADILPALNVATEQMRRRLGEPDNSLQRFNVPLNQATTSSLVALRAFTQGEDKRAQGLESDSISDYKLAADLDPQFALAYARLGAIYFNAGEYVLSRQYFQKAFDLRARTTDRERLYITANYYGFATGEVSRATEAYELWRKVYPQDMAPVNNLAIEYLLIGQPEKAVELARTAGQLDTTIDLANATWTQAYLEVGDYASLNALCKSSLGEESNTTVFHVLCFQGAFAQNDEAGMQHQLQWARGKSQETLLLQEAANVAVSRGKAAEAWRLFDQAKESALQNNLVEFAAGTTLNKATSKADVGYPGEARHDIEDALKLAPNGPQTQGFAALALARAGETALAQAEAGKAAAQSPLDTILNSSILASVRAAIHLQKHEPEEAVRSLDVSRVYDFNEFMQLAPSYYRGLAYLQMKQPKEAAAEFQRVIDHRIIAPDSLYVELSTLELGHSLQLIGDTSHARLEYEQLEEVWRDADTDFPPLRQMHRYEQQLPR; encoded by the coding sequence ATGTCTGATCCCTCTGTTTCTGAAGACCCACCCCTACATGACGCCTACCGGTTCGACCACTTCGAGGTTCGGGTCCTGTCGGAGACGCTCCTGTGCGATAACGAGAGGGTCAAAATTCAGGCTTTGCCCTTCCGTCTGCTACTCGTGCTGCTCGAAAATGCGGGCAACGTAGTCACCATCGAGGAGCTGGGACGCCGCCTGGGCGGACCCATGTACCAGGTAGAACTGGGCAGTCTCCGGGTCGCAGCCACCAAGCTGCGCGAGGCGCTCGGGGACAATGCCATGGCTCCCCGTTTCGTTAAGACCATCTCCGGCCAGGGGTACAAGTTCATCGCCAACGTAACGCCGGTGGACGATCGTTCCACCGAGCTGTCGCTGGAATTCGTCCCCAACCCTGCGCTGCCGGCAATCGAATCTTTCTCAGTCAGGCGTATCTCCAGCAAGACCGTCATGGTTCTGCTGGTGGCAGGTGCTGTTTCGATGATCGCCGTTATGGCAGGCTTCCTAATCTATAGAGAGAGCCACATCGCCCTGGCTGGCGAGCACGACCTGATCGTGCTGGGCGGCTTCACCAACAGCAGCGGCGATCATGATATGGATGGGACCCTGTCCTCCGCCTTCCGGGTGAAGCTGCAGGAATCGCCCTATCTGAATCTGGTTTCAGATCGAAAGTTTCGAACTTTGGTGAAAGATCCCGAAGTAGCTACGCTGAACGACGAGTTGAATGCATGCCGCACTTTGCGCGGACAGATCCTGCTCAGGGGGCAGCTTGCTTCCCGGAACCCTGGGAATGAGGTGGCGTTGACGGCATGGGCCTGCTCGAGCGGCCGGAAGCTGACGACGCAGAAAAGTGTGGCCTCTACAAAGGCAGACATTCTGCCAGCCCTGAACGTTGCCACGGAACAGATGCGTCGCCGTCTGGGCGAACCGGATAACTCTTTGCAGCGATTCAATGTTCCACTCAATCAGGCCACAACGAGTTCCCTGGTTGCCCTTAGAGCTTTCACACAGGGGGAAGATAAGCGAGCGCAAGGTTTGGAATCCGATTCGATCTCGGACTATAAACTTGCTGCCGACCTCGATCCCCAGTTCGCCCTGGCCTATGCCCGGCTTGGCGCTATCTACTTCAATGCCGGTGAGTATGTGTTGAGCCGACAGTATTTTCAAAAGGCTTTCGATCTCCGCGCACGCACGACTGACCGGGAACGGCTCTACATCACCGCAAACTACTATGGGTTCGCGACAGGCGAAGTGTCGCGCGCAACGGAAGCCTATGAACTCTGGCGGAAGGTCTATCCACAGGACATGGCGCCAGTAAATAATCTGGCCATCGAGTACCTGCTGATTGGGCAACCGGAGAAGGCGGTAGAGCTGGCGCGAACGGCAGGCCAGTTGGACACGACGATCGACCTGGCCAACGCTACATGGACTCAGGCCTATCTCGAGGTGGGAGACTACGCCTCTTTGAACGCCCTTTGTAAGAGTTCACTGGGAGAGGAGAGCAACACTACCGTATTTCACGTGCTTTGCTTTCAGGGGGCCTTTGCCCAAAACGACGAGGCAGGCATGCAGCATCAGCTGCAATGGGCTCGCGGGAAGTCACAAGAGACTTTGTTGCTTCAGGAAGCCGCCAATGTTGCCGTGTCCAGGGGGAAAGCTGCCGAGGCATGGAGGCTCTTTGACCAGGCAAAGGAGAGTGCCCTTCAAAACAATCTCGTCGAATTCGCAGCGGGCACCACACTTAACAAGGCTACTTCCAAGGCGGACGTGGGTTATCCCGGCGAGGCCCGGCACGACATCGAAGACGCTCTGAAGTTAGCTCCGAACGGCCCACAGACACAGGGTTTCGCGGCGCTAGCCCTGGCTCGTGCTGGAGAGACCGCTCTCGCGCAGGCGGAAGCCGGCAAGGCGGCTGCACAATCTCCGCTGGACACCATTCTAAATTCGTCCATCCTGGCCTCGGTACGTGCGGCGATCCATTTGCAAAAGCATGAGCCGGAAGAAGCCGTGCGGTCTTTGGACGTAAGCCGTGTTTATGATTTCAATGAATTCATGCAGCTTGCACCCTCCTACTATCGAGGGTTGGCGTATCTCCAGATGAAGCAGCCGAAAGAGGCTGCCGCCGAGTTTCAGCGGGTGATCGATCACCGCATCATCGCGCCCGATTCTCTTTACGTAGAGCTTTCGACTCTGGAACTTGGACACTCTTTGCAGCTTATCGGGGATACCTCTCACGCGCGGCTCGAGTACGAGCAGCTCGAAGAAGTATGGCGGGATGCAGATACTGACTTTCCACCTCTCCGGCAAATGCACCGGTATGAGCAGCAACTTCCTCGATGA
- a CDS encoding LacI family DNA-binding transcriptional regulator, producing MPPKMKDIAAAVGVSVVTVSKVLNGKQHF from the coding sequence ATGCCGCCAAAGATGAAAGACATCGCCGCAGCCGTTGGAGTATCCGTGGTGACGGTGTCCAAGGTCCTGAACGGAAAGCAACATTTCTGA
- a CDS encoding MFS transporter, translating to MGAFFTELFPTAIRGSAQGFSYNLGRGVGALFPALVGFFAIHMRLGHAIALFAVSAYLLMTLGVLLLPETCGVELEENEKSAIV from the coding sequence ATGGGTGCCTTCTTCACCGAGCTCTTTCCCACTGCCATCCGAGGCTCCGCGCAGGGCTTCTCCTACAATCTTGGCCGCGGTGTAGGCGCCTTATTCCCCGCGCTGGTCGGCTTCTTCGCCATCCACATGCGTCTGGGCCATGCCATCGCCCTGTTCGCAGTCTCTGCCTACCTGCTCATGACTCTCGGGGTTCTCTTATTGCCGGAGACCTGTGGCGTGGAGTTGGAAGAGAACGAGAAGAGTGCGATTGTCTAA